In Paraburkholderia phenazinium, one DNA window encodes the following:
- a CDS encoding DUF924 family protein — MSATAGSSGSPDYDAAADYTALAEPARAVLDCWFGEPDSATFGRDRKLWFARDAAFDALLRERFGVWLEAAGQGALDGWAQTPLGALALVILLDQVSRNIHRGTAHAFATDGHALRIARQMVANGFDQRLPGLFHRAFAYLPFEHDESLASQHEALRLFKPFEAQPGGASYYRSALRHAAIIERFGRFPHRNALLGRTSTEEEVVFLRKPGSSF, encoded by the coding sequence ATGAGCGCTACGGCCGGATCGTCCGGTTCTCCCGACTATGACGCCGCGGCAGATTACACCGCGCTCGCCGAACCTGCGCGAGCGGTGCTCGACTGCTGGTTCGGCGAGCCGGATTCTGCGACCTTCGGACGGGACAGAAAGCTCTGGTTTGCGCGCGACGCGGCGTTTGACGCCCTGTTGCGCGAACGCTTCGGCGTGTGGCTCGAAGCGGCAGGGCAGGGTGCGCTGGATGGGTGGGCGCAGACGCCACTCGGCGCGTTGGCGCTGGTGATCCTGCTCGATCAGGTCTCGCGCAACATTCATCGCGGCACGGCGCACGCATTTGCGACCGACGGCCATGCGCTGAGGATTGCCAGGCAAATGGTGGCAAACGGCTTCGATCAGCGCTTACCCGGCCTGTTTCATCGAGCCTTCGCGTATCTGCCGTTCGAACACGACGAATCGCTCGCCAGCCAGCATGAAGCGTTGCGGTTGTTCAAACCGTTCGAAGCGCAGCCGGGTGGCGCGAGTTACTACCGCTCGGCGCTCCGGCATGCGGCGATCATCGAGCGCTTTGGGCGGTTTCCGCATCGCAATGCGCTGCTTGGGCGAACGTCTACTGAGGAAGAAGTGGTGTTCCTGCGCAAGCCGGGTTCGTCGTTCTGA
- a CDS encoding SDR family oxidoreductase, whose translation MTKVVLITGASRGIGRATARLLGARGWSVGVNYAHNEAAAQETAAEVGRAGGHARVIKGDVANEADVIGMFDAVVKAFGRLDALVNNAGIVAAGMPLADMDLARLQRVFDVNVLGAYLCAREAARRMSKDRGGDGGAIVNVSSAAARLGSPNEYVDYAGSKGAVDTLTIGLAKELGPQGVRVNAVRPGLIDTEIHASGGRPDRAAVLGSQTPLGRPGSADEVAETIVWLLSDAASYVTGALLDVAGGR comes from the coding sequence ATGACGAAAGTCGTTCTGATCACGGGCGCGAGCCGCGGCATCGGCCGCGCGACGGCGCGTTTGCTGGGCGCACGCGGCTGGTCGGTCGGCGTGAACTACGCGCACAATGAAGCCGCCGCGCAGGAAACCGCGGCTGAAGTCGGCCGCGCCGGCGGTCATGCGCGCGTGATCAAAGGCGACGTTGCGAACGAAGCGGACGTGATCGGTATGTTCGACGCGGTCGTCAAGGCGTTTGGCCGGCTCGATGCGCTGGTGAACAACGCGGGCATTGTGGCCGCTGGGATGCCGCTCGCCGATATGGATCTGGCACGTCTGCAGCGCGTGTTCGACGTCAACGTACTGGGCGCCTATCTGTGCGCCCGCGAAGCCGCCCGCCGAATGTCGAAAGACCGCGGCGGCGATGGTGGCGCGATCGTCAATGTGTCGTCGGCGGCCGCGCGCCTCGGCTCGCCAAACGAATATGTCGACTACGCCGGCTCGAAAGGCGCCGTCGACACGCTGACCATTGGTCTCGCCAAGGAACTCGGCCCGCAGGGCGTGCGCGTGAATGCGGTACGGCCCGGGTTGATCGACACTGAGATCCACGCAAGCGGCGGCCGTCCCGACCGCGCTGCGGTGCTCGGTTCGCAGACGCCGCTGGGGCGACCGGGTAGCGCGGATGAAGTCGCTGAGACCATTGTCTGGCTGCTGAGCGATGCCGCGTCGTATGTGACTGGGGCGTTGCTTGATGTGGCCGGCGGGCGCTAA